Proteins encoded in a region of the Zea mays cultivar B73 chromosome 2, Zm-B73-REFERENCE-NAM-5.0, whole genome shotgun sequence genome:
- the LOC100276346 gene encoding uncharacterized protein LOC100276346 → MIRMAAASQPPSSALRMHGCGGAASASSAPVRLFTESRGRVVASIGRGRRRRRAISCCSSPDADGPRPAAPPTSAAPSDGSIQLYSQIERVITEAAKQSREGWGSTGDWTEVEGSWVLRPKSLEPSFVVHFVGGIFVGAAPQITYRFFLECLANRGALVIATPYASGFDHFFIADEVQFKFDRCLRNLDEPVNDLPTFGVGHSLGSVIHMLIGSRYAVQRSGNVLMSFNNKEASSAIPLFSPVIVPMAQSFGPIFSQLASYPTIRFGAEAAIKQLENLSPPVVKQLLPLLQQLPPLYMDLIKGREDFIPKPEETRRLIKSYYGISRNLLIKFKDDQIDETSTLAQVLSSEAAISSLLDMSIRSLPGDHGLPLQQVLPDVPPAMADAVNRGGELLTNLTTGTPWEAVAKEVGTTLGTDSGILRAQISKDVETLVDVIASWTSSNSGPRLLRP, encoded by the exons GGCGTCGATTGGGAGGGGCAGGAGGCGGAGGCGCGCCATCTCGTGCTGCTCGTCTCCAGACGCAGATGGCCCTCGCCCCGCCGCGCCACCGACCTCCGCAGCGCCTTCCGACGGGTCGATACAGCTCTATTCCCAGATCGAGAG GGTAATCACGGAGGCGGCAAAGCAGTCCCGGGAAGGCTGGGGTTCGACTGGAGATTGGACCGAAGTCGAG GGATCATGGGTGTTGAGACCGAAGTCCTTGGAGCCATCATTTGTTGTCCACTTTGTTGGAGGAATTTTTGTCGGAGCCGCTCCCCAGATCACATACCGCTTCTTCCTCGAGTGTCTCGCGAACAG GGGAGCTTTGGTGATTGCTACACCTTATGCGAGCGGCTTTGACCATTTCTTCATTGCAGATGAAGTTCAATTTAAGTTTGACAGGTGTTTGAGAAACTTGGATGAGCCT GTAAATGATCTCCCAACGTTTGGTGTTGGACATTCATTGGGATCTGTTATCCACATGTTGATTG GATCAAGATATGCTGTGCAGCGAAGTGGAAATGTACTGATGTCCTTTAACAACAAG GAGGCAAGCTCTGCGATCCCACTATTTTCACCTGTAATTGTTCCTATGGCACAGAGTTTTGGCCCTATATTCTCCCAATTGGCATCGTATCCAACAATCCGATTTGGG GCAGAAGCAGCTATTAAGCAGCTTGAGAATCTAAGCCCACCTGTTGTTAAGCAACTTCTACCTTTACTTCAACAACTTCCTCCGTTGTATATGGACCTAATAAAAGGGCGGGAGGACTTCATTCCAAAACCAGAAGAGACACGCCGCCTG ATAAAATCCTACTATGGAATTTCTCGGAATCTCTTAATAAAGTTTAAAGATGATCAAATTGATGAAACCTCTACCCTTGCACAAGTACTAAGCTCTGAAGCAGCTATTAGCTCATTGCTTGATATGTCAATTCGATCACTTCCTGGGGATCATGGGTTACCATTACAACAG GTTCTTCCTGATGTTCCACCAGCAATGGCTGATGCAGTGAACCGCGGAGGTGAACTTCTGACAAATCTGACAACAGGCACACCATGGGAGGCTGTTGCTAAGGAGGTTGGCACCACTTTGGGTACTGACTCAGGCATTCTACGAGCACAGATCTCAAAAGACGTTGAAACTCTTGTTGATGTAATTGCTTCATGGACATCTTCAAATTCTGGTCCAAGACTACTTCGCCCATGA